A single genomic interval of Musa acuminata AAA Group cultivar baxijiao chromosome BXJ3-4, Cavendish_Baxijiao_AAA, whole genome shotgun sequence harbors:
- the LOC135636216 gene encoding protein SHORT INTERNODES 1-like has translation MAGFSLGGGSRQGGEEGIPPESLFLYGSGSSGVGGGGSRNEEITYTRGFELWQQHQQQIQRQQQHHLYTSTPGLLSFSDEPLQAGGAIGRTISMRGSGGGGMSCQDCGNQAKKDCVHMRCRTCCKSRGFQCPTHVKSTWVPAAKRRERQHQLAAAAALQQQSQRLRIGGSTSGAPTGGSGGGGSGGEPSKRPREIATRLPTAITTTSSGGGGMEAVSFPTEVSSPAVFRCVRVSPMDDAEDEFAYQTAISIGGHVFRGILYDQGPDSQYPSTPRALHGESSSSTAAAAITTAAAIATSLPAAPTSSTTPAASTGLLDPSALYTTPLSAFMAGTQFFPHHPRP, from the exons ATGGCAGGATTCTCTCTAGGTGGGGGAAGCAGGCAAGGAGGGGAAGAAGGTATCCCACCTGAGAGCTTATTCCTCTACGGCAGCGGATCAAGCGGCGTCGGTGGTGGTGGCAGTAGAAACGAAGAGATCACCTACACGAgaggcttcgagctatggcagcagcaccagcagcaaatccagcggcagcagcagcaccatCTGTACACCTCCACCCCCGGGCTCCTCTCGTTCTCGGATGAGCCGCTGCAAGCTGGTGGAGCTATTGGCCGCACGATAAGCATGAGGGGCAGCGGCGGAGGGGGGATGAGCTGCCAAGACTGCGGCAACCAGGCCAAGAAGGACTGCGTCCACATGCGGTGCCGGACCTGCTGCAAGAGCCGCGGCTTCCAGTGCCCCACGCACGTCAAGAGCACTTGGGTCCCAGCTGCGAAGCGCCGCGAGCGCCAGCATCagctcgccgccgccgctgcccttCAGCAGCAATCTCAGCGTCTCCGAATCGGTGGATCGACCAGCGGAGCTCCCACCGGAGGAAGTGGAGGTGGTGGCAGTGGAGGAGAGCCTTCCAAAAGGCCAAGGGAGATAGCCACCCGCCTCCCCACCGCCATCACCACCACGTCATCAG GAGGCGGCGGGATGGAGGCCGTGAGCTTCCCCACCGAAGTGAGCTCGCCGGCAGTGTTCCGGTGCGTGCGGGTCAGCCCGATGGACGACGCCGAGGACGAGTTCGCATACCAGACCGCCATCAGCATCGGTGGGCATGTGTTCAGGGGCATCCTCTACGACCAGGGCCCGGATTCCCAGTACCCTTCGACTCCTCGCGCCCTCCACGGTGAATCCTCGTCCTCCACGGCCGCCGCTGCTATTACCACCGCAGCTGCTATTGCAACTAGCCTTCCTGCTGCACCCACTAGCTCGACAACCCCGGCGGCTTCCACCGGATTATTGGATCCATCCGCCCTTTATACCACTCCACTTAGCGCCTTCATGGCGGGCACCCAGTTCTTCCCGCACCACCCAAGGCCTTAG